A single window of Electrophorus electricus isolate fEleEle1 chromosome 16, fEleEle1.pri, whole genome shotgun sequence DNA harbors:
- the LOC113592161 gene encoding somatostatin receptor type 5 isoform X1, which produces MELGSKSEWEGPLLGGFNMSASRIPGTPAMPRVSELLGNISTNISDQSLPFHGTSTMVTAVISLTVFIVGLVGNTLAIYVVVRYAKMKTVTNIYILNLAVADELYILGLPFLTTQNVLSYWPFGSFLCRVVMTADSLNQFTSIFCLTVMSIDRYLAVVQPLRSTRWRRPRVAKAVSAAVWAVSFVVVLPVVIFSNVQDTFHSCNMSWPEPRAVWSTAFILYTAVLGFFGPLLVICMCYLLIIVRVKSSGVRAGFTRRRRSERKVTRMVVVIVVVFVLCWLPFFIINIVNLIVILPENSLMVSVYFFSVILTYVNSCANPLLYGFLSDNFKQSFRKVLCVRKANGVEDGEPSAPRTEKTTMHDTFLSPRNNNLNGHAQNSQVWPCTPTPPPVTPVTTPSCTAEVSLHPAPSVAMESPELNI; this is translated from the coding sequence ATGGAGTTGGGGAGCAAATCCGAATGGGAAGGGCCCCTATTGGGAGGATTTAACATGTCAGCAAGCAGAATTCCAGGAACTCCAGCAATGCCAAGGGTCTCAGAATTATTGGGAAATATCTCCACAAACATTTCAGACCAAAGTCTGCCGTTCCATGGCACCAGCACCATGGTCACCGCGGTCATTTCGCTGACGGTGTTTATTGTTGGACTCGTCGGCAACACTCTGGCCATCTACGTGGTCGTGCGCTATGCCAAGATGAAAACCGTCACCAACATCTATATCCTCAACCTGGCCGTGGCCGATGAACTCTACATCCTGGGACTCCCGTTCCTGACCACGCAGAACGTGCTCTCCTATTGGCCTTTCGGCTCCTTCCTGTGCCGGGTTGTCATGACAGCCGACTCACTGAACCAGTTCACCAGCATCTTCTGCCTGACGGTCATGAGCATCGACCGCTACCTGGCCGTGGTGCAGCCCCTCCGGTCCACCAGGTGGCGCCGGCCGCGCGTGGCCAAGGCGGTGAGCGCCGCCGTGTGGGCAGTCTCGTTCGTGGTTGTGCTGCCCGTGGTGATTTTCTCCAACGTGCAGGACACGTTCCACTCGTGCAACATGAGCTGGCCGGAGCCGCGCGCCGTCTGGTCCACGGCCTTCATCCTCTACACGGCCGTTCTTGGGTTCTTTGGCCCCCTGCTGGTCATCTGCATGTGCTACCTGCTCATCATCGTGCGGGTGAAGTCGTCGGGCGTGCGCGCCGGCTTCACCAGGCGCCGGCGCTCGGAGCGCAAGGTGACGCGCATGGTGGTGGTCATCGTGGTGGTGTTCGTGCTCTGTTGGCTGCCTTTCTTCATCATCAACATCGTCAACCTCATCGTCATCCTCCCAGAGAACAGCCTGATGGTCAGTGTGTACTTCTTCTCCGTCATCCTGACGTACGTCAACAGCTGCGCCAACCCACTGCTCTACGGCTTCCTGTCGGACAACTTCAAGCAGAGCTTCCGGaaggttctgtgtgtgcgcaaggCCAATGGCGTGGAGGACGGTGAACCCAGCGCGCCGCGGACAGAGAAGACCACCATGCACGACACTTTCCTCTCACCCCGGAACAACAACCTCAACGGGCATGCACAGAACAGCCAG
- the LOC113592161 gene encoding somatostatin receptor type 5 isoform X2 produces the protein MELGSKSEWEGPLLGGFNMSASRIPGTPAMPRVSELLGNISTNISDQSLPFHGTSTMVTAVISLTVFIVGLVGNTLAIYVVVRYAKMKTVTNIYILNLAVADELYILGLPFLTTQNVLSYWPFGSFLCRVVMTADSLNQFTSIFCLTVMSIDRYLAVVQPLRSTRWRRPRVAKAVSAAVWAVSFVVVLPVVIFSNVQDTFHSCNMSWPEPRAVWSTAFILYTAVLGFFGPLLVICMCYLLIIVRVKSSGVRAGFTRRRRSERKVTRMVVVIVVVFVLCWLPFFIINIVNLIVILPENSLMVSVYFFSVILTYVNSCANPLLYGFLSDNFKQSFRKVLCVRKANGVEDGEPSAPRTEKTTMHDTFLSPRNNNLNGHAQNSQDVLLEPCSGLTLEPQPARPKAIEHSSL, from the coding sequence ATGGAGTTGGGGAGCAAATCCGAATGGGAAGGGCCCCTATTGGGAGGATTTAACATGTCAGCAAGCAGAATTCCAGGAACTCCAGCAATGCCAAGGGTCTCAGAATTATTGGGAAATATCTCCACAAACATTTCAGACCAAAGTCTGCCGTTCCATGGCACCAGCACCATGGTCACCGCGGTCATTTCGCTGACGGTGTTTATTGTTGGACTCGTCGGCAACACTCTGGCCATCTACGTGGTCGTGCGCTATGCCAAGATGAAAACCGTCACCAACATCTATATCCTCAACCTGGCCGTGGCCGATGAACTCTACATCCTGGGACTCCCGTTCCTGACCACGCAGAACGTGCTCTCCTATTGGCCTTTCGGCTCCTTCCTGTGCCGGGTTGTCATGACAGCCGACTCACTGAACCAGTTCACCAGCATCTTCTGCCTGACGGTCATGAGCATCGACCGCTACCTGGCCGTGGTGCAGCCCCTCCGGTCCACCAGGTGGCGCCGGCCGCGCGTGGCCAAGGCGGTGAGCGCCGCCGTGTGGGCAGTCTCGTTCGTGGTTGTGCTGCCCGTGGTGATTTTCTCCAACGTGCAGGACACGTTCCACTCGTGCAACATGAGCTGGCCGGAGCCGCGCGCCGTCTGGTCCACGGCCTTCATCCTCTACACGGCCGTTCTTGGGTTCTTTGGCCCCCTGCTGGTCATCTGCATGTGCTACCTGCTCATCATCGTGCGGGTGAAGTCGTCGGGCGTGCGCGCCGGCTTCACCAGGCGCCGGCGCTCGGAGCGCAAGGTGACGCGCATGGTGGTGGTCATCGTGGTGGTGTTCGTGCTCTGTTGGCTGCCTTTCTTCATCATCAACATCGTCAACCTCATCGTCATCCTCCCAGAGAACAGCCTGATGGTCAGTGTGTACTTCTTCTCCGTCATCCTGACGTACGTCAACAGCTGCGCCAACCCACTGCTCTACGGCTTCCTGTCGGACAACTTCAAGCAGAGCTTCCGGaaggttctgtgtgtgcgcaaggCCAATGGCGTGGAGGACGGTGAACCCAGCGCGCCGCGGACAGAGAAGACCACCATGCACGACACTTTCCTCTCACCCCGGAACAACAACCTCAACGGGCATGCACAGAACAGCCAG